One Thermococcus kodakarensis KOD1 genomic window carries:
- a CDS encoding 30S ribosomal protein S8e, with protein sequence MAIWQGRSLKKPSGGRIILARKKRKRELGREPANTKVGEDREKRKIIRTYGGNRKVRLVEALYANVFEGGKGKKVKILNVVENPANRQYARRNIITKGAIIETEIGKAIVTSRPGQDGVVNAVLIKEENA encoded by the coding sequence ATGGCTATCTGGCAGGGAAGATCACTCAAGAAACCCTCAGGTGGTAGGATCATCCTCGCGAGGAAGAAGAGGAAGAGGGAGCTCGGAAGGGAGCCGGCCAACACCAAGGTCGGCGAGGACAGGGAGAAGAGGAAGATCATCAGGACTTACGGCGGCAACAGGAAGGTTCGCCTCGTTGAGGCCCTCTACGCCAACGTCTTCGAGGGTGGAAAGGGCAAGAAGGTCAAGATACTCAACGTCGTCGAGAACCCGGCCAACAGGCAGTACGCGAGGAGAAACATCATCACCAAGGGTGCAATAATAGAGACTGAGATTGGAAAGGCCATCGTTACCAGCAGGCCGGGCCAGGACGGGGTCGTTAACGCCGTCCTCATCAAGGAAGAGAACGCCTGA
- the pyrG gene encoding glutamine hydrolyzing CTP synthase: MTKFIFVTGGVVSGLGKGITSASIGMLFKARGFRTTNIKIDPYLNYDAGTMNPYQHGEVFVLDDGGEVDLDLGNYERFLDTSLSFDHNITTGKVYSAVIEKERKGEYLGATVQVIPHITNEIKERIRRIARDYDVVVVEIGGTVGDIESMPFLEAARQMQIEEGRENVAFVHVTYVPRLRVVGEQKTKPTQHSVKELRSLGIQPDAIVARSEDPLEDSARRKISLFTNVPEEAVISAYDVEDTYEVPLMLEKEGLPAYLARRLGLPEREPDLEAWREMVEKYKSLTDTVEIAIVGKYVKLADSYLSIKEALKHSSVANDVKVKIRWIEAEDVERQGVKLLEGVDGIIVPGGFGARGTEGKMMAIRYARENNIPFLGICFGFQLTVVEFARNVLGLEGAHSTEIDPQTPYPVVDLMPEQRDLDRLGGTMRLGAYPVHIKPNTLARRLYGREIVYERHRHRWEVNPDYVEKFEEAGLVFSGIAGDDERRMEILELPGHSYFIATQFHPEFKSRPMRPAPVFRGLVEAAKKKKYGS; encoded by the coding sequence ATGACGAAGTTCATATTTGTCACGGGTGGTGTTGTTAGCGGTCTCGGAAAGGGCATCACCAGCGCTTCTATAGGCATGCTCTTCAAGGCTCGCGGCTTCAGGACGACGAACATCAAGATAGACCCCTACCTCAACTACGACGCGGGGACGATGAACCCCTACCAGCACGGTGAAGTCTTCGTCCTCGACGACGGGGGAGAGGTTGACCTCGACCTCGGCAACTACGAGCGCTTTTTGGACACCAGTTTGAGCTTCGACCACAACATAACCACCGGAAAGGTCTATTCTGCAGTCATCGAGAAGGAGCGTAAAGGAGAGTACCTCGGAGCCACTGTCCAGGTCATACCGCACATAACCAACGAGATCAAGGAGCGCATAAGGAGAATAGCCAGGGACTACGACGTTGTTGTGGTCGAGATAGGTGGAACGGTCGGCGACATCGAGAGCATGCCCTTCCTTGAGGCAGCTAGACAGATGCAGATAGAGGAGGGCAGGGAGAACGTCGCCTTCGTCCACGTTACCTACGTCCCCAGGCTGAGGGTCGTCGGCGAGCAGAAGACAAAGCCAACCCAGCACAGCGTCAAGGAGCTGCGCTCTCTCGGAATACAGCCTGACGCCATTGTGGCCCGCTCAGAGGATCCGCTGGAAGATTCAGCGAGGAGGAAGATAAGCCTGTTCACCAACGTCCCAGAAGAGGCCGTCATAAGCGCCTACGATGTCGAAGATACTTATGAAGTCCCTCTGATGCTCGAAAAGGAGGGCCTGCCCGCTTACCTCGCCAGGAGGCTCGGCCTTCCCGAGAGAGAACCCGACTTGGAAGCCTGGCGCGAGATGGTGGAGAAGTACAAGTCCCTCACCGACACGGTCGAGATAGCGATAGTCGGCAAGTACGTCAAGCTGGCTGACTCCTACCTGAGCATCAAGGAGGCGCTGAAGCACTCCAGCGTGGCGAACGACGTCAAGGTAAAGATAAGGTGGATTGAGGCCGAAGACGTTGAGAGGCAGGGAGTTAAGCTCCTTGAGGGCGTTGATGGGATAATCGTGCCCGGAGGCTTCGGGGCTAGGGGTACAGAGGGCAAGATGATGGCGATAAGGTACGCGAGAGAAAATAACATCCCGTTCCTCGGCATCTGCTTCGGCTTCCAGCTTACCGTTGTTGAGTTCGCCCGCAACGTCCTCGGACTTGAGGGGGCACATTCAACTGAGATAGACCCTCAGACACCCTATCCGGTTGTTGACCTGATGCCGGAGCAGAGGGACCTTGACAGGCTCGGCGGCACCATGAGGCTTGGGGCATATCCAGTCCACATCAAGCCGAACACCCTCGCGAGAAGGCTTTACGGCAGGGAGATAGTCTACGAAAGGCACCGCCACCGCTGGGAGGTTAACCCGGACTACGTTGAGAAGTTCGAGGAGGCTGGGCTTGTCTTCAGCGGCATAGCCGGAGACGACGAGAGAAGGATGGAGATACTCGAACTTCCGGGACACAGCTACTTCATAGCCACCCAGTTCCATCCGGAGTTCAAGTCGAGACCGATGAGGCCAGCTCCAGTCTTCAGGGGTCTCGTTGAAGCGGCAAAGAAAAAGAAGTATGGAAGCTAA
- a CDS encoding DUF555 domain-containing protein, which produces MGDYVVVLEAPIIVKDVETSEDAINVAVSKVTKALNKEKLDFVRVEIGYSQCPVCGAHFESAFVIGSVGLVGMYLTLKVYNAQSIEHAERIAKAVVGKALKKVPLKVFEIRELEHDGENGIEAEELNGEDV; this is translated from the coding sequence ATGGGAGACTACGTGGTCGTTCTTGAGGCACCGATAATCGTAAAGGACGTTGAGACGAGCGAAGACGCTATAAACGTCGCAGTGAGCAAAGTCACCAAGGCCCTCAACAAGGAGAAGCTCGACTTTGTGCGGGTGGAAATAGGCTACTCCCAGTGTCCGGTCTGCGGGGCGCACTTCGAGAGCGCCTTCGTCATAGGAAGCGTCGGCCTCGTCGGGATGTACTTGACGCTCAAGGTCTACAACGCCCAGAGCATCGAGCACGCTGAGAGGATTGCCAAGGCCGTTGTGGGTAAGGCCCTAAAGAAAGTGCCCCTGAAGGTGTTTGAGATAAGAGAGCTTGAACACGACGGAGAAAACGGGATCGAGGCGGAGGAGCTGAACGGGGAGGACGTTTGA
- a CDS encoding DUF357 domain-containing protein, with protein MGREITDEKLQKYFKITEEALERLEIAVHEKSLLMSVARDFLTMARSYFEDAKYYYEKGDYVTAFAALNYAHGFIDAGVRLGVFKGEDDRLFAFG; from the coding sequence GTGGGGCGCGAGATAACGGATGAGAAGCTCCAGAAGTATTTCAAAATAACCGAAGAGGCCCTTGAGAGGCTTGAAATAGCCGTCCACGAGAAGAGCCTTCTTATGAGCGTCGCCCGCGACTTTTTAACCATGGCGAGGAGCTATTTTGAGGACGCCAAGTACTACTACGAGAAGGGCGACTACGTGACCGCTTTCGCCGCTCTCAATTATGCCCACGGGTTTATTGACGCTGGAGTGAGGCTCGGAGTGTTTAAGGGTGAAGACGACAGGCTTTTCGCCTTTGGGTGA
- a CDS encoding 7-carboxy-7-deazaguanine synthase QueE, protein MRVIMAEVFNSWQGEGGSVEGSAFGRRQIFVRFAGCDLHCAWCDSREYIDASRVSSWRYEVKPFTGRFEYRPNPASVEEVVEAVLRLDTGDIHSISYTGGEPTLQVKPLMALMERMKELGFDNFLETHGGLPELIRDVAPLTDYASVDIKDESAKATEDWKGLVLREVESIRILKEAGAKTYAKLVVTSETKVENVQWYASLLKGLAPLVIQPREPIEVSQAKLMEFYREAARIMGRKNVGLSFQVHKYLNVL, encoded by the coding sequence ATGAGGGTGATAATGGCCGAGGTCTTCAACAGCTGGCAGGGAGAAGGAGGGAGCGTCGAAGGCTCTGCCTTCGGAAGGAGGCAGATTTTCGTCCGCTTCGCCGGCTGCGACCTTCATTGTGCCTGGTGCGACTCAAGGGAATACATAGATGCCTCACGAGTTTCCAGCTGGAGGTACGAGGTCAAGCCCTTCACGGGGCGATTTGAATACAGGCCGAACCCAGCGAGCGTTGAAGAAGTGGTTGAAGCTGTTCTCAGGCTCGATACTGGGGATATACACTCGATAAGCTATACCGGCGGAGAGCCGACGCTCCAGGTGAAGCCTCTAATGGCCCTGATGGAGAGGATGAAAGAGCTCGGCTTCGACAACTTCCTAGAGACCCATGGCGGCCTTCCAGAGCTGATTAGAGATGTAGCACCGCTGACGGACTACGCGAGCGTCGACATAAAGGACGAGAGCGCGAAGGCAACGGAAGACTGGAAAGGCCTCGTCCTCAGAGAAGTTGAGAGCATCAGAATCCTGAAGGAAGCTGGAGCGAAGACCTACGCAAAGCTCGTCGTTACCAGCGAGACGAAAGTAGAGAACGTTCAGTGGTACGCCTCACTTCTAAAGGGCCTCGCTCCTCTCGTCATCCAGCCGAGGGAACCCATAGAGGTTTCTCAGGCAAAGCTCATGGAGTTCTACCGTGAGGCGGCAAGGATAATGGGCAGGAAGAACGTCGGTCTCAGCTTCCAGGTTCACAAGTACCTGAACGTGCTTTGA
- a CDS encoding RuvB-like helicase, whose protein sequence is MPVIEEVATKSFERIGMHSHIRGLGLDENGKAKFMADGMVGQIKAREAAGIAVELIKRGKLAGKGILLVGPTGSGKTAIAMGIARELGEDVPFVQIAGSEIYSAEVNKTEFLKQAMRRAIGVRISEERKVYEGEVKSIEVRKTRHPFNPYVEIPESVIITLRTKDDEKTIRAGREIAYQLMEMGVEEGDVIQIDAETGRISKVGTTKEEEGLFFKKKVNLPSGPVLKIKEFTYTVTLHDLDVANARGNIFGLLFSTGAEISDEVRQRVDETVKKWIEEGRATLVPGVLFIDEVHMLDIEAFSFLARAMESELAPILILATNRGRTKIRGTDIEAPHGIPIDMLDRLLIINTEPYKKEEIREIVKIRAKEEKIEVSEEAIEYLAELGEKTSLRYAVQLLAPASVLAKGGRVEKEHVERAKEYFADIKRSIQFVEKLEGMLQ, encoded by the coding sequence ATGCCAGTGATCGAGGAGGTGGCCACCAAGAGCTTCGAGAGGATTGGAATGCACTCCCACATAAGGGGCCTTGGCCTCGACGAGAACGGAAAGGCGAAGTTCATGGCCGACGGAATGGTCGGACAGATAAAGGCAAGGGAAGCGGCCGGAATAGCCGTTGAGCTCATAAAGCGCGGCAAGCTCGCGGGAAAGGGAATCCTTCTCGTTGGCCCAACCGGAAGCGGTAAGACGGCGATAGCCATGGGAATCGCGAGGGAGCTCGGTGAGGACGTCCCCTTCGTCCAGATAGCGGGCAGTGAGATCTACTCCGCGGAGGTCAACAAGACGGAGTTCCTCAAGCAGGCCATGAGGAGGGCTATAGGCGTCAGGATAAGCGAGGAGAGAAAGGTCTACGAGGGCGAGGTAAAGTCCATCGAGGTCAGGAAGACGAGGCACCCCTTCAACCCGTACGTCGAGATTCCGGAGAGCGTCATCATAACCCTCCGCACGAAGGACGACGAGAAGACGATAAGGGCGGGAAGGGAGATAGCCTACCAGCTCATGGAGATGGGCGTCGAAGAGGGCGACGTTATCCAGATAGACGCTGAGACAGGTAGAATATCGAAGGTAGGAACCACGAAGGAGGAAGAGGGGCTCTTCTTCAAGAAAAAGGTCAACCTTCCGAGCGGGCCAGTTCTGAAAATCAAGGAGTTCACCTACACGGTCACCCTACACGACCTCGACGTTGCCAACGCCAGGGGCAACATCTTCGGTCTGCTCTTCAGCACCGGTGCGGAGATAAGCGATGAAGTGAGGCAGAGAGTTGATGAGACCGTTAAGAAGTGGATCGAGGAGGGCAGGGCCACACTCGTTCCCGGTGTTCTGTTCATAGACGAGGTTCACATGCTCGACATCGAGGCGTTCTCGTTCCTCGCCAGGGCCATGGAGAGCGAGCTCGCGCCGATACTAATCCTGGCTACCAACCGGGGCAGAACGAAAATAAGGGGCACCGACATCGAGGCGCCACACGGAATCCCGATTGACATGCTCGACAGGCTCCTCATAATCAACACCGAGCCGTACAAGAAGGAGGAGATCAGGGAGATAGTCAAGATAAGGGCGAAGGAGGAGAAGATAGAGGTCAGCGAGGAGGCGATAGAGTACCTCGCGGAGCTTGGGGAAAAGACCAGCCTAAGGTATGCAGTCCAGCTTCTCGCACCGGCGAGCGTTTTAGCTAAGGGTGGCAGGGTCGAGAAGGAGCACGTCGAGAGGGCCAAGGAGTACTTCGCCGACATAAAGAGGAGCATCCAGTTCGTTGAGAAGCTTGAGGGCATGCTGCAGTGA
- a CDS encoding PIN domain-containing protein: MAGEVVIEKPELQILINLLQEREKIRVSFPIYGTLLFTASPTERGYLLEVQAEKRDFHVRHPELPSYSDFYEAFISSGVITYDNIEDFKEMLELYRILRKGVVFSPDTNIFYHRFISNYRPLDGYQIVVAEDVKNEIESAMNYKYRSNYLHEIMSTVKNGHLLRELSNRRTKKARKAAYIALKEFEALRDRIIVVERYGEGHNNDERIVKTLKHYDEMSPAMVVFLTADLAITDVARIEGLEYFYFEYPTARLGTHEVSAYQLRTLIFNLAAVLGLVEVNGTLVYGEFGGKKRLNELKLIFRNGELQREFLFHLNLCRKLEKIMEG, from the coding sequence ATGGCGGGTGAAGTGGTTATCGAAAAGCCCGAACTTCAGATACTCATCAACCTCCTCCAAGAACGGGAAAAAATCCGGGTGAGTTTTCCAATCTACGGCACGCTTCTCTTTACAGCCAGCCCCACAGAGAGGGGCTATCTGCTGGAAGTCCAGGCTGAAAAGCGGGACTTCCATGTCAGGCACCCAGAACTGCCTTCATACTCCGACTTCTACGAGGCGTTTATCTCCTCGGGAGTGATCACGTACGACAACATAGAGGACTTTAAGGAAATGCTGGAGCTGTACCGTATCCTTAGAAAAGGTGTTGTGTTCTCTCCCGACACCAACATATTCTACCACCGCTTTATATCCAACTATCGTCCCCTCGATGGATACCAGATCGTCGTCGCCGAGGACGTCAAAAACGAGATAGAGAGCGCCATGAACTACAAGTACCGCTCAAACTACCTTCACGAGATTATGAGCACAGTCAAAAACGGCCATCTCCTGCGTGAGCTGAGCAACAGGAGGACGAAGAAGGCCAGAAAAGCCGCGTACATAGCCCTAAAGGAGTTTGAGGCCCTGAGGGATAGGATAATCGTTGTTGAGCGCTACGGAGAGGGTCACAACAACGACGAGCGCATAGTGAAGACCCTCAAGCACTACGACGAGATGAGCCCGGCGATGGTGGTCTTTCTGACGGCCGACCTTGCCATAACCGACGTTGCTAGAATAGAGGGTCTCGAATACTTCTACTTTGAATATCCAACTGCAAGGCTCGGCACCCACGAGGTCTCCGCCTACCAGCTCAGGACGCTCATCTTCAACCTCGCGGCGGTTTTGGGGCTGGTTGAGGTGAACGGGACACTGGTTTACGGCGAGTTCGGAGGGAAGAAGAGGCTGAACGAGCTCAAGCTTATCTTCAGGAATGGGGAGCTTCAAAGGGAGTTTCTCTTCCATCTGAACCTGTGCAGGAAGCTGGAGAAAATTATGGAAGGTTAA
- a CDS encoding DUF1887 family protein produces the protein MSVHIALLGRTPWALVNTYYASVMRGERPKEVYIVTERRYSHSLPKITEAIKTISEAYGFSPEVKTLVIPDDDFKEADKVLKNLFSKLKEKDGDIVLNMTSGRKALVAAAIIHSRESNVREILYMALLDVQFPNRPYMMLPTHMQVLKNFLGDGNGG, from the coding sequence ATGAGCGTCCACATAGCTCTGCTCGGGAGAACGCCCTGGGCGCTGGTGAACACATACTACGCCTCCGTTATGAGGGGAGAACGCCCAAAGGAAGTTTATATCGTAACCGAAAGGAGATACTCCCACAGCCTGCCGAAAATAACGGAGGCAATAAAGACGATCTCAGAGGCATACGGCTTCTCTCCCGAAGTGAAGACCCTCGTCATACCAGATGACGACTTCAAGGAGGCAGATAAGGTTCTGAAAAACCTCTTCTCCAAGCTGAAGGAGAAGGACGGCGACATCGTCCTCAACATGACCTCCGGGAGGAAGGCGCTGGTTGCCGCCGCGATAATCCACAGCCGGGAGTCGAACGTTAGGGAGATACTCTACATGGCCCTTCTCGACGTCCAGTTCCCGAACAGGCCTTACATGATGCTCCCAACGCACATGCAGGTTCTCAAGAACTTCCTGGGTGACGGAAATGGCGGGTGA
- a CDS encoding DUF2284 domain-containing protein, with protein MRVVWEKEIPAEKITVSPRPVWKCRTCPMYGKRPSCPPYAPDWKEAKEWVRSFKKALLVKFEVDMNDFENEKRKVLLWLLKKEAELFKQGKLYAMALFPGNCNLCDDCPFEHGEPCRMPEKVRPSIDAIGIEISSLVEIDFSESVLYGMVMVE; from the coding sequence ATGCGCGTGGTGTGGGAGAAGGAAATTCCGGCGGAGAAGATAACCGTCTCACCGAGGCCTGTCTGGAAGTGCAGGACCTGTCCGATGTACGGAAAGAGGCCGAGCTGTCCGCCATACGCCCCCGACTGGAAGGAAGCAAAAGAGTGGGTCAGATCCTTCAAAAAAGCCCTTCTCGTGAAGTTTGAGGTCGATATGAACGACTTCGAAAACGAGAAGAGGAAGGTTCTCCTGTGGCTTTTGAAGAAGGAAGCAGAGCTCTTTAAACAGGGGAAGCTCTACGCAATGGCCCTTTTCCCAGGCAACTGCAACCTCTGCGACGACTGTCCATTTGAGCACGGTGAGCCATGCAGGATGCCTGAGAAGGTGAGGCCGAGCATAGACGCTATTGGAATTGAGATAAGCTCACTGGTTGAGATAGACTTCTCGGAAAGCGTCCTCTACGGGATGGTGATGGTCGAATGA
- a CDS encoding YbhB/YbcL family Raf kinase inhibitor-like protein, producing the protein MKRPLPLLLALLVATAGCMSEGGVKMEKTLEVGSVFHDGEFIPKEYTCEGDDTNPPIYIGNIPAEAKSLVIIVDDPDAPAGTFTHWIAWNIPPVGEIPSWVPRKPETDEPFHIVQGKNDFGRIGYNGPCPPRGHGVHHYHFKVYALDTELKLEPGSSRKELEKAMEGHVIAWGEVVGLYERK; encoded by the coding sequence ATGAAGAGGCCGCTCCCGTTACTGCTGGCCTTGCTGGTTGCCACTGCAGGGTGCATGTCCGAAGGGGGTGTAAAGATGGAAAAGACCCTTGAGGTGGGCTCCGTCTTCCACGACGGGGAGTTCATACCGAAGGAATACACCTGTGAGGGCGACGATACGAACCCGCCGATTTACATCGGCAACATCCCGGCCGAGGCCAAAAGTTTGGTCATTATCGTAGATGACCCCGACGCGCCAGCTGGAACCTTTACCCACTGGATAGCCTGGAACATACCGCCCGTTGGGGAGATACCTTCATGGGTGCCTAGGAAACCCGAAACCGACGAGCCGTTCCACATCGTCCAGGGAAAGAACGACTTCGGGAGGATAGGATACAACGGCCCCTGCCCGCCGAGGGGACACGGGGTTCACCACTACCACTTCAAGGTCTACGCCCTTGACACGGAACTTAAACTCGAACCCGGCTCCTCAAGAAAAGAGTTAGAAAAGGCCATGGAAGGCCACGTGATAGCCTGGGGAGAGGTCGTTGGGCTCTACGAGAGGAAGTGA
- a CDS encoding glutaredoxin family protein: protein MVVNVKKTGILLMLLVLVGFASACLSSDSNTSSQTSTESPKYVDVNGTRIYLDQIHFYMYGMKTCPHCRHMKEWIPEEFGADSLTYYELVNDETNSELFGQLAQLTGITGVPAIAITYNGTIQAIFEGEFNVSATPEIVATAMNANGVILFIGGEWYLLARDNPRSETLIDALQTIFVEHESVDVQSVLTKLKSNSTG, encoded by the coding sequence ATGGTGGTAAACGTGAAAAAAACTGGAATACTGCTGATGCTCCTGGTCTTGGTGGGGTTTGCCTCCGCCTGTCTGAGTTCTGATTCAAATACCTCCAGCCAGACGTCCACAGAATCTCCAAAATACGTGGACGTGAATGGAACGAGAATTTACCTGGATCAGATACATTTTTACATGTACGGTATGAAGACCTGTCCTCACTGCAGGCATATGAAAGAGTGGATTCCTGAAGAATTTGGGGCAGATTCACTCACGTATTATGAGCTTGTAAATGACGAGACTAACTCAGAGCTTTTTGGACAGCTTGCACAGCTAACAGGCATAACCGGTGTTCCCGCTATCGCAATAACTTACAACGGTACTATACAGGCAATATTTGAGGGGGAGTTCAACGTCTCTGCAACACCTGAGATTGTTGCAACTGCTATGAATGCAAATGGAGTTATCCTTTTCATTGGGGGTGAATGGTATCTTTTGGCCCGGGATAATCCAAGGTCAGAGACGCTCATCGATGCCCTTCAGACGATTTTCGTAGAGCACGAAAGCGTCGATGTTCAGAGCGTTCTGACAAAGCTGAAGTCTAACTCAACGGGTTGA
- a CDS encoding electron transporter, with amino-acid sequence MRGEIKLLSVILVLSFGISALALYLLGIPWFIPQFYALSMSDSINPCTFVIYTMLLIALSVRKVEKKQLYIVGSAFILAVYISYYLLGVGLLYLGQYIPLWFAGFLAIAFGVYTIVTGIMEKSRIADKKGIRKKMFSTEATFMSSFFLGVVVSTTLLPCSAGSYLVYATIISHGSRALAFLLLALYNVIFVLPLVLILLTMGSISESKRFSQALVRHSRELSVVAGILLIGIGVWVLMGGSV; translated from the coding sequence ATGAGGGGAGAAATTAAACTGCTGTCAGTAATCCTAGTGCTGTCCTTCGGAATCAGCGCACTTGCTCTATACCTGCTGGGAATCCCCTGGTTCATCCCCCAGTTCTATGCCCTATCAATGAGCGACTCCATAAACCCCTGTACCTTTGTAATATACACAATGCTCCTGATAGCGCTGTCAGTTAGAAAAGTTGAGAAGAAGCAGCTTTACATCGTTGGCTCCGCGTTCATCCTGGCCGTCTACATCTCATACTACCTTCTCGGAGTCGGTCTCCTGTACCTTGGACAGTACATCCCCCTCTGGTTCGCGGGCTTCCTGGCAATAGCGTTTGGAGTTTACACCATTGTTACCGGTATCATGGAAAAGTCGAGGATAGCTGACAAGAAGGGCATTAGGAAGAAGATGTTCAGTACAGAGGCAACTTTTATGAGCTCTTTCTTCCTCGGTGTCGTGGTCTCGACCACGCTACTTCCGTGCTCCGCGGGAAGTTATCTCGTCTATGCAACGATTATATCCCACGGCAGCAGGGCGCTCGCCTTCCTTCTCCTGGCCCTCTACAACGTAATTTTCGTCCTGCCGTTGGTGCTCATCCTGCTCACTATGGGAAGCATCTCGGAGAGCAAGCGCTTCTCCCAGGCCCTCGTCAGGCACAGCAGGGAGCTTTCGGTCGTCGCTGGAATACTCCTGATAGGAATTGGAGTGTGGGTTCTCATGGGGGGCTCGGTTTAG
- a CDS encoding Lrp/AsnC family transcriptional regulator, giving the protein MANTEELDALDRSILRILQEDGRASYSEIARRIGVPESTVRLRVKRLVEKGVIRKFAALINPFKAGYSIVAFIAVDAEPGKVKEAVERLSKLPEVDVLGIATGAHDILMQVTVRDLKELEDFLIEKLGSIDGIKSTETSILTSVRKWGYARVF; this is encoded by the coding sequence ATGGCGAATACAGAAGAGCTTGATGCACTCGACAGGTCAATACTCCGTATCCTCCAGGAGGACGGACGGGCGAGCTACTCCGAGATTGCGCGGAGAATAGGAGTTCCGGAATCCACCGTCAGGCTCAGGGTCAAGAGGCTCGTAGAAAAAGGAGTTATACGAAAGTTTGCGGCCCTCATAAACCCGTTTAAGGCAGGCTATTCAATAGTGGCTTTCATAGCGGTCGATGCCGAGCCGGGTAAGGTGAAGGAGGCTGTAGAGAGACTGAGCAAGCTCCCAGAGGTGGATGTTCTCGGTATTGCCACGGGGGCTCACGACATACTGATGCAGGTCACAGTTAGGGATTTGAAGGAGCTTGAAGACTTCTTAATCGAGAAGCTGGGGAGCATAGATGGGATAAAGAGCACGGAGACCTCAATACTGACCAGTGTCAGGAAGTGGGGCTACGCGAGGGTGTTCTAA
- a CDS encoding leucine/methionine racemase — translation MTPEEVVERYSQVISRASHVTYVPIVPSRAENALVWDIEGRAYIDFLADAAVQNVGHNNPRVVEAVKKTADRLLHFTFIYGFPVEPLLLAEKLREIAPLEGAKVAFGLSGSDANDGAIKFARAYTGRRSIIGYLRSYYGSTYGAMSVTGLDFEVRSKVGQLSDVHFIPFPNCYRCPFGKEPGKCRMECVSFLKEKFEGEVHAEGTAALIAEAIQGDAGMVVPPENYFKKLKRILDEHGILLVVDEVQSGLGRTGKWFAIEHFGVEPEIITLAKPLGGGLPISAIVGRGEIMDSLPPLGHAFTMSGNPVASAAALAVIEEIEEKELLKRAQILGERAKRRLEKMKKKHELIGDVRGLGLMLGVDLVKDRETKERAYDEAKKVVWRAYELGLIVAFLQGNVLRIEPPLTIEEEVLDEGLDKLEEAIEDVEEGRVPDEVIEKVQGW, via the coding sequence ATGACTCCTGAAGAGGTCGTTGAGAGGTATTCACAGGTCATCTCCCGGGCGTCCCACGTTACGTACGTGCCCATTGTTCCGTCCCGGGCCGAAAACGCCCTCGTGTGGGACATTGAAGGGAGGGCATACATAGACTTCCTTGCAGATGCCGCCGTCCAGAACGTTGGACACAACAACCCCAGGGTTGTTGAGGCTGTGAAGAAAACTGCCGATAGATTGCTCCACTTCACGTTCATTTATGGGTTCCCGGTCGAGCCTCTTCTTCTCGCCGAGAAGTTAAGGGAGATAGCGCCGCTCGAGGGGGCAAAGGTCGCCTTTGGCCTGAGCGGGAGCGACGCAAACGACGGTGCGATAAAGTTCGCCAGGGCCTACACTGGCAGGCGTTCGATCATCGGATATCTTAGGAGCTATTACGGTTCCACCTACGGTGCAATGAGCGTTACAGGCCTCGACTTCGAAGTGCGCTCAAAGGTGGGACAGCTCAGCGATGTCCACTTCATACCTTTTCCAAACTGCTATCGCTGTCCGTTTGGCAAAGAACCGGGAAAATGCAGGATGGAATGCGTCTCCTTCCTAAAGGAAAAATTTGAGGGAGAAGTGCACGCCGAAGGAACTGCCGCGCTGATAGCGGAGGCAATTCAGGGCGACGCGGGAATGGTGGTGCCACCTGAAAACTACTTCAAGAAACTCAAAAGGATACTTGATGAACACGGCATACTGCTCGTCGTTGATGAGGTTCAGAGCGGTCTGGGAAGGACTGGAAAGTGGTTCGCCATAGAGCACTTCGGCGTCGAGCCCGAGATCATAACACTCGCAAAGCCCCTGGGCGGCGGACTTCCCATAAGCGCAATAGTCGGTAGAGGGGAGATAATGGACTCGTTACCCCCACTGGGACATGCGTTCACGATGTCGGGCAACCCGGTTGCGAGCGCCGCCGCTCTGGCAGTAATCGAGGAGATAGAAGAGAAAGAGCTGCTCAAAAGGGCTCAAATACTTGGAGAGAGGGCAAAGAGAAGACTGGAGAAAATGAAAAAGAAACACGAGCTGATAGGTGATGTCCGCGGACTGGGCCTCATGTTGGGTGTTGACCTCGTGAAGGATAGGGAAACAAAGGAAAGGGCATACGATGAGGCCAAAAAGGTTGTCTGGAGGGCCTACGAGCTGGGCCTGATTGTGGCCTTTCTCCAGGGCAACGTCCTTAGGATTGAACCACCTCTGACCATCGAGGAAGAAGTGCTTGATGAGGGATTAGACAAGCTCGAGGAGGCAATAGAGGACGTTGAAGAAGGTCGCGTACCTGATGAAGTCATTGAGAAAGTGCAGGGATGGTAA